One Mercenaria mercenaria strain notata chromosome 12, MADL_Memer_1, whole genome shotgun sequence DNA segment encodes these proteins:
- the LOC123534248 gene encoding tetraspanin-18-like: MACMRKQFQSGPDNSILSFLANLGIVVLCLINLVFLLLGIGVIIIADRLDKEIDKHEDIMNLLDLVEFGTFTLKQLINAIIVAVILCGVFAIVTSLIGGVGAFFTLRILLILYMVIVIICIIVELYALSLWIDLLEKVDNTLRGWFEKLLKEYKGSAVADVYSLGWDFIFIFFGCCGVDPVTMAHNDFQTLPTIWWSSGDHGSDVIPASCCHDVTVENYLNYNNTDCTVNMNSYHTSGCYDIFDEIFTRLASAAISIITIICIIEGVAIFFSVVIIIAVSTRKKVGLV, encoded by the exons ATGGCGTGCATGCGGAAACAGTTCCAGTCCGGCCCGGACAATTCCATTTTATCATTCCTCGCCAATCTGGGAATAGTCGTTCTGTGTTTAATCAACCTAGTCTTCCTG CTTCTAGGTATTGGCGTCATAATCATAGCAGACCGGTTGGATAAAGAAATTGACAAGCATGAGGACATTATGAACCTGCTAGATCTGGTGGAGTTTGGAACATTTACCCTGAAACAACTCATCAATGCAATTATTGTTGCCGTCATCTTGTGTGGCGTATTTGCAATCGTGACATCACTCATTGGTGGAGTGGGAGCGTTCTTTACATTAAGAATACTATTAATTTTG TATATGGTGATAGTAATTATATGTATTATCGTCGAGCTTTACGCACTATCCCTCTGGATTGACCTTCTAGAAAAG GTTGATAACACTTTAAGAGGCTGGTTTGAGAAATTGTTAAAGGAATATAAAGGGTCAGCAGTAGCAGACGTATACTCATTAGGATGGGACTTCATCTTTATTTTT TTTGGTTGCTGCGGTGTTGATCCTGTTACTATGGCGCACAACGACTTTCAGACATTGCCAACAATATGGTGGTCATCCGGGGATCACGGAAGTGACGTCATACCTGCATCATGCTGCCATGATGTTACAGTTGAAAACTATCTGAACTACAACAATACCGACTGCACAGTAAACATGAACAGCTATCACACGTCG GGTTGTTATgatatatttgatgaaatatttacacGACTAGCATCCGCTGCCATCTCGATAATAACGATCATCTGCATCATAGAG gGAGTAGCGATATTTTTCAGTGTGGTTATCATTATTGCTGTTTCAACTAGAAAGAAGGTGGGACTTGTGTGA